From Segatella copri, the proteins below share one genomic window:
- a CDS encoding glycoside hydrolase family 2 protein — MYLKQTFLIIALGAMAMTAAAQASIDTQRQYLSGHGCDDMVNWDFYCTGGRNAGKWTKIGVPSCWELQGFGTYQYGMRFYGKATPEGIADEKGKYKYEFTLPQEWEGKQIELVFEAVMTDAKVTINGRKAGNGLHQGGFYRFTYDVSDRIFFGKHKNRLEVEVSKESSNSQVNMAERRADYWNFGGIFRPVFIVAKPAQNINRVAIDAKGDGHFMADCYLNRAIKGAKVKTEILDEKGKVVASNVADARNSDEAHVDFQAKAPKQWTAETPHLYTAVFTLQDAAGKTLHRERQKFGFRTIEYRASDGVYINGQKVIFKGVNRHSFRPETGRTLSKAKNIEDVKLIKSMNMNAVRLSHYPADPEFLEACDSLGLYVECELSGWHWAHPTIVGKQLVKEMITRDENHPSIIFWSNGNEGGFNYELEPDFALWDKQKRVVLYPWANRNGFETKHYRSYGETQEYMRQKEIFMPTEFLHGLYDGGHGAGLKDYWDMMIANPRCAGGFLWDLMDQGVVRTDKNNYVDCMGNFGADGIVGPHAEKEGSYYTIKEVWCPVQLTWNDVEKGELTLSNQYNFVNLKDCRFSYRLLQMPAMGSTQVKVLKQGNLSSPDVAPGKETQVKIPMMANADAVEIKAVNHEGEEIMIWSRGVKSEERSVKNSSAPSTSSASSAAYADQADAVEVKAGGRTYRFAKKDGRLMGVEVGSKAISLSNGPRFMAARRSDRSLDQFYNHDDKEAEKKKTLYTEFVDQGAFAGFEWKEAEAKLVATYQHGSLDEVDWQFLSDGSVAVTCHYNFGGVVDMMGMAFDYPESKVRSKAWVGNGPYRVWQNREQGPQYGYWQNDYNDPIPAESWDYPEFKGYFANVKWMQFKTDEGKIGFSGLTADEHMGVYTPRDGRDGLLYTLPQTGLAVFKVIPSVRNKVNTTDLNGPSALPKWLNGKGKTVFTLNFEL, encoded by the coding sequence ATGTATCTAAAACAAACGTTTTTAATAATAGCTTTGGGGGCGATGGCGATGACTGCTGCCGCACAGGCTAGTATTGATACACAGCGCCAGTACCTCTCGGGACATGGATGTGATGATATGGTGAACTGGGACTTCTACTGCACAGGTGGTAGAAATGCCGGCAAGTGGACCAAGATTGGTGTGCCTTCCTGCTGGGAACTGCAGGGATTCGGTACCTATCAGTATGGCATGCGATTCTACGGAAAGGCTACTCCGGAAGGTATTGCTGACGAAAAAGGAAAATATAAATATGAGTTTACGCTGCCACAGGAGTGGGAGGGCAAACAGATAGAACTCGTCTTCGAAGCCGTGATGACTGATGCCAAGGTGACCATCAACGGCAGAAAGGCGGGAAACGGCTTGCATCAGGGCGGTTTCTATCGCTTTACTTATGATGTGAGCGACCGCATCTTCTTCGGAAAACATAAGAACAGACTCGAAGTGGAGGTGAGCAAGGAAAGCAGCAACAGTCAGGTGAACATGGCGGAGCGCCGTGCTGACTACTGGAACTTCGGTGGCATCTTCCGTCCTGTATTTATCGTGGCAAAACCTGCTCAGAACATCAACCGTGTGGCGATTGATGCCAAGGGTGATGGTCATTTTATGGCAGATTGCTACCTGAACCGTGCTATCAAGGGTGCGAAGGTGAAGACTGAGATTCTGGATGAGAAAGGAAAGGTGGTGGCATCGAACGTGGCTGATGCCAGAAACAGCGATGAGGCGCATGTCGACTTCCAGGCAAAAGCACCTAAGCAGTGGACTGCCGAGACTCCGCATCTCTATACTGCCGTCTTCACACTCCAGGATGCAGCAGGCAAGACGCTCCACAGAGAACGTCAGAAGTTCGGCTTCCGCACCATCGAATACCGTGCCAGCGATGGCGTTTATATCAATGGTCAGAAAGTTATCTTCAAAGGCGTGAACCGTCACAGCTTCCGTCCGGAGACCGGTAGAACGCTGAGCAAGGCGAAGAATATAGAGGATGTGAAACTCATCAAGAGCATGAACATGAATGCCGTGAGATTGAGTCATTATCCTGCCGATCCGGAGTTCTTGGAGGCTTGCGATTCGCTCGGTCTCTATGTCGAATGTGAGTTGAGCGGATGGCACTGGGCACATCCTACCATCGTGGGCAAGCAGCTGGTGAAGGAGATGATTACCCGTGATGAGAATCATCCTAGCATCATCTTTTGGAGCAACGGTAACGAGGGTGGTTTCAACTACGAACTTGAGCCAGACTTCGCTCTCTGGGATAAGCAGAAACGCGTGGTACTCTATCCTTGGGCTAACCGCAACGGCTTTGAAACCAAGCATTACCGCTCTTATGGCGAGACCCAGGAGTATATGCGACAGAAGGAAATCTTTATGCCTACCGAGTTCCTGCATGGTCTGTATGACGGCGGACATGGAGCAGGACTGAAGGATTACTGGGACATGATGATAGCAAACCCTCGCTGTGCCGGCGGATTCCTCTGGGATTTGATGGACCAGGGTGTGGTGCGTACCGACAAGAACAATTATGTAGACTGTATGGGTAACTTCGGAGCCGATGGTATCGTGGGGCCTCATGCCGAGAAGGAAGGCTCTTACTATACGATTAAAGAGGTATGGTGCCCGGTACAGTTGACTTGGAATGATGTGGAGAAAGGTGAACTCACCTTATCTAATCAGTATAACTTCGTGAATCTGAAGGATTGCCGCTTCTCTTATCGTCTGTTGCAGATGCCAGCGATGGGCAGCACTCAGGTCAAGGTGTTGAAGCAGGGCAATCTCTCTTCTCCTGATGTAGCTCCGGGCAAGGAAACCCAGGTGAAGATACCGATGATGGCGAATGCTGATGCGGTAGAAATCAAGGCTGTGAACCATGAAGGTGAGGAAATCATGATATGGAGCAGGGGAGTGAAGAGTGAAGAACGAAGCGTGAAAAATTCAAGTGCTCCAAGTACTTCAAGTGCTTCATCTGCTGCTTATGCTGACCAGGCTGATGCTGTAGAAGTGAAGGCGGGTGGCAGAACTTATCGCTTTGCCAAGAAAGATGGCAGACTGATGGGTGTTGAGGTTGGCAGCAAGGCAATCTCGCTGAGCAACGGACCTCGGTTCATGGCTGCCAGAAGAAGCGACCGCAGTCTGGACCAGTTCTATAATCACGACGATAAAGAGGCTGAGAAGAAAAAGACACTCTATACCGAGTTTGTTGACCAGGGCGCTTTTGCCGGTTTCGAATGGAAGGAAGCGGAGGCAAAGCTGGTGGCTACATATCAGCATGGCTCACTCGATGAGGTAGACTGGCAGTTCCTTTCTGACGGTTCGGTGGCTGTAACCTGTCATTACAATTTCGGTGGCGTAGTAGATATGATGGGCATGGCTTTCGACTATCCGGAAAGCAAGGTTCGCAGCAAGGCTTGGGTGGGCAATGGTCCTTACCGGGTTTGGCAGAACCGCGAACAGGGTCCGCAATACGGCTATTGGCAGAACGACTATAATGACCCGATTCCAGCCGAAAGCTGGGATTATCCAGAGTTTAAAGGCTACTTTGCCAACGTGAAGTGGATGCAGTTCAAGACTGATGAAGGAAAGATCGGCTTCTCTGGTCTGACTGCCGATGAGCACATGGGCGTTTATACCCCTCGTGATGGTAGAGATGGTCTGCTCTATACCTTGCCACAAACCGGTCTGGCAGTCTTCAAGGTGATACCTTCAGTAAGAAACAAGGTAAATACCACCGACCTCAACGGACCTTCAGCCCTGCCAAAATGGCTGAACGGTAAGGGTAAGACTGTGTTTACTTTGAACTTTGAGCTTTGA
- a CDS encoding AAA family ATPase: MENPFIITGKIKPEYFCDRDVEAEKIIRKVTSGENIVLMAARRVGKSKLIDFCLDSPMVKNDFIAISIDILRTSSIQEFAFELGKAVFEQAAHRSQKMLKMVVSTLKSINGCFGYDPISNTPTFNLSLGDISNPLYTLDEIFACLEHADKKCIVAIDEFQQIGYYPEKNMEAILRTYVQKCSNANFIFSGSERHLITKMFSEKAHPFYNSADMMNLEVIPYDKYLEFAKSLFARFGKDVEEEAVRDVYDTFGGNTYYMQKVFHEAFNQTDVKGKADKAMAEAIIHMMILDNDRKFSEILSRLTLPQKELLYAIAKDGIAKQITSTVFVRRHNLRSASSVQSAIKKLLEYHLVSTSLGTYYIDDQLMKLWLN, encoded by the coding sequence ATGGAGAATCCTTTTATTATCACAGGCAAGATTAAGCCAGAGTACTTCTGCGACAGAGACGTAGAGGCAGAGAAAATCATCCGAAAGGTAACTTCGGGTGAAAATATTGTGTTGATGGCTGCACGGCGTGTGGGCAAAAGTAAGCTTATCGACTTTTGTCTCGACTCGCCGATGGTCAAGAATGATTTTATCGCCATTTCCATCGACATACTCCGTACTTCGAGCATCCAGGAGTTTGCCTTCGAACTAGGTAAGGCTGTTTTCGAACAGGCGGCTCATCGCAGTCAGAAGATGCTTAAGATGGTGGTCAGCACATTGAAATCTATCAATGGGTGTTTCGGCTATGACCCCATCTCGAACACGCCGACCTTTAACCTTTCGCTAGGTGATATCTCCAATCCGCTCTATACCCTGGATGAGATATTTGCCTGTTTGGAGCATGCCGACAAGAAATGTATCGTGGCGATAGACGAGTTCCAGCAGATTGGCTATTATCCAGAGAAGAACATGGAAGCAATCTTACGCACTTATGTGCAGAAGTGCAGCAATGCCAACTTCATATTCTCTGGTAGCGAGCGCCATCTCATTACGAAGATGTTCTCCGAAAAGGCGCATCCATTCTACAATAGTGCCGACATGATGAACTTGGAGGTGATACCATACGATAAGTATTTGGAATTTGCGAAAAGTTTGTTTGCCAGGTTTGGGAAGGACGTGGAGGAAGAGGCTGTGCGTGATGTCTATGATACGTTCGGAGGAAATACGTATTATATGCAGAAGGTGTTTCATGAAGCTTTCAACCAGACGGATGTAAAGGGCAAGGCTGACAAGGCGATGGCGGAAGCCATCATCCACATGATGATATTGGACAACGACCGTAAGTTTAGTGAAATCTTGTCGCGTCTCACGCTCCCTCAGAAGGAATTGCTCTATGCGATAGCCAAGGATGGCATTGCCAAGCAGATTACTTCCACTGTTTTTGTAAGACGGCATAATCTACGCTCTGCCAGCAGCGTTCAGTCTGCCATCAAGAAATTGCTGGAGTATCATCTGGTATCTACTTCGTTGGGTACGTACTATATTGATGACCAACTGATGAAGCTGTGGCTGAATTAG
- a CDS encoding glycoside hydrolase family 2 TIM barrel-domain containing protein has protein sequence MMNKRKIMIMMAGMVLPILAPQASAAAEHHDWEDQHVLSINREPARAAFMPYQAKKGDSQMLLNGEWKFRWTKTPEERIVDFYRTDYSCKGWKSLAVPANWEVNGYGTPIYISAGYPFKINPPYVMTTPKKDWTTYEERNPTGQYKRTFQLKANSLLFRQDRQTFLRFEGVMSAFYVWVNGEKVGYSQGSMEPSEFNVTPYLKAGKNEIAVEVYKYSDGSYLEDQDFWRFGGIHRDVWLYSTPNVRIRDFAVRTLPQLSSATSSPCDFTLQINPQLAVAAGEKGEGYRLMAWLEDAEDKGVMLKLPGTDRLEASLQASADEILDLNHKAALMNEWYPQRGGRKFERMEGVVEKPHAWTAETPYLYTLKLALLDKQGSVVEQVQQRIGFRWVSVENGQLMVNGKPIKLRGVNRHEHDPKLARVMTEEMMQRDILLMKQANVNAVRTSHYPNVSRWYELCDSAGIYVMDEADCETHGLRGTLTSTPDWNAAFLDRAVRMAERDKNHPSIIFWSLGNESGFGANHAAMAGWLHTFDPTRLVHYEGAQTPYQPAKGLNEQDFDETDPDCVDVLSRFYPRVKAEYLNPGVPEGSDKERAENARWEHLLDIAMRKNDNRPVLTSEYAHCMGNALGNFKEYWEEIYSHPRMAGGFIWDWVDQGIYAPGTNHVLYGGDFGDKPNLKAFCLNGVVFSDRSVSAKYQEVKHVYAPVWITQKGDEVWVKNHHSHLSLEGFSCQYQVTKNGVVGQESVLKMPSVQPGDSAKLCSLHDFKAYKNTDSRLNISVISQQGVEVGREQIALSDNLYEAGWKLAADAMKRYKSSCRLATLSTAELLARNISVIPQFFRAPTDNDKSFGNWIAKDWKKTHLDSTLSAIPLKDGEYVYHYGEDGASDKAGSSASAKSGGNIRLRLEVSPQQDGFVDVKATYSFEGNLPELPRLGLMLKLPRVAYDQVKWYGRGPWENYPDRKQSCPIGWYESSVEDQFTHYPRPQDNGNHEDCSYIELTNKNGKNALQVIAVGDTPLSFSALPYSVADLYAARHDFELKQSGNPNLRYTYFSLDCAVLGLGNSSCGPGVLKKYAIDKTRSYTLHFKMRIL, from the coding sequence ATGATGAACAAACGGAAAATCATGATCATGATGGCTGGGATGGTTTTGCCAATCCTTGCACCTCAGGCTTCAGCTGCTGCAGAGCACCATGACTGGGAAGACCAGCATGTGCTTTCCATCAACCGGGAACCGGCACGGGCTGCATTCATGCCTTATCAGGCAAAGAAGGGAGATAGCCAGATGTTGCTCAACGGTGAATGGAAGTTCAGATGGACGAAGACGCCGGAGGAACGAATCGTGGATTTCTATCGTACTGACTATAGCTGCAAGGGCTGGAAATCGCTCGCGGTACCAGCCAACTGGGAGGTGAATGGATATGGTACACCTATCTATATATCAGCAGGTTATCCCTTTAAAATCAATCCTCCTTATGTGATGACTACACCCAAGAAGGACTGGACCACCTACGAGGAACGCAATCCTACCGGACAATATAAACGTACCTTCCAGCTGAAGGCAAACTCGCTGCTGTTCCGCCAGGACCGTCAAACCTTCCTGCGTTTCGAGGGCGTGATGAGCGCATTTTATGTATGGGTGAACGGCGAGAAGGTGGGTTATTCGCAGGGTTCGATGGAGCCGAGCGAATTTAATGTGACTCCTTATCTGAAGGCTGGCAAGAACGAGATAGCCGTGGAGGTTTACAAGTATAGCGACGGCAGTTATCTGGAAGATCAGGACTTCTGGCGCTTCGGTGGCATCCACCGTGATGTGTGGCTCTATTCCACACCGAATGTCCGCATCCGTGATTTCGCCGTTCGCACCCTGCCGCAGCTCTCTTCCGCTACATCCTCTCCTTGTGATTTCACTCTGCAGATCAATCCGCAACTGGCGGTGGCAGCAGGCGAGAAGGGAGAAGGTTACCGGCTGATGGCGTGGCTGGAGGATGCTGAAGATAAAGGCGTGATGCTGAAACTGCCGGGAACTGACAGACTGGAGGCTTCTCTGCAGGCTTCTGCCGACGAGATTCTCGACCTGAATCATAAGGCAGCCCTGATGAACGAATGGTATCCGCAGCGAGGTGGAAGAAAATTCGAACGTATGGAGGGAGTAGTGGAAAAACCGCATGCCTGGACTGCTGAGACACCTTATTTATATACCCTGAAACTGGCACTTCTCGACAAGCAGGGAAGTGTGGTGGAACAGGTGCAGCAGCGCATCGGATTCAGATGGGTTTCGGTAGAAAACGGACAGTTGATGGTGAACGGAAAACCTATCAAACTGCGTGGCGTGAACCGGCATGAGCATGATCCGAAGTTGGCACGAGTGATGACCGAGGAGATGATGCAGCGCGATATCCTACTGATGAAGCAGGCGAACGTGAATGCCGTCAGAACCAGTCATTATCCGAATGTTTCACGCTGGTATGAGCTGTGCGACAGCGCCGGCATCTATGTGATGGACGAGGCAGATTGCGAGACCCACGGACTCCGTGGTACGCTCACCTCTACTCCCGACTGGAATGCCGCCTTTCTGGACAGAGCCGTGAGAATGGCAGAGAGAGACAAGAACCACCCGAGCATCATCTTCTGGAGCCTGGGCAACGAGAGCGGTTTCGGTGCCAATCATGCAGCCATGGCAGGCTGGCTTCATACCTTCGACCCAACGAGACTGGTACATTATGAAGGTGCTCAGACGCCTTATCAGCCAGCGAAGGGCTTGAACGAGCAGGACTTTGATGAGACTGACCCGGACTGTGTGGATGTCTTGAGCCGTTTCTATCCCCGTGTAAAGGCTGAGTATCTGAATCCGGGCGTTCCCGAAGGTTCTGACAAGGAGAGAGCGGAGAATGCCCGATGGGAACATCTGCTGGATATTGCGATGAGAAAGAACGATAATCGTCCTGTGCTTACCAGTGAATATGCCCATTGTATGGGTAATGCGCTGGGTAATTTCAAGGAATATTGGGAGGAGATATACAGTCATCCCCGCATGGCTGGCGGCTTTATCTGGGACTGGGTTGACCAGGGTATCTATGCTCCGGGAACCAACCACGTGCTCTATGGCGGTGATTTCGGTGATAAGCCTAATCTTAAAGCCTTCTGTCTGAACGGCGTGGTCTTCTCCGACCGCTCGGTATCGGCTAAGTATCAGGAGGTAAAGCATGTTTATGCACCGGTGTGGATAACTCAGAAAGGGGATGAGGTCTGGGTGAAGAATCATCATTCTCATCTCTCGCTGGAGGGCTTCAGTTGCCAGTATCAGGTGACGAAAAATGGGGTTGTCGGTCAGGAGAGTGTGCTGAAAATGCCTTCAGTACAGCCGGGTGATAGTGCAAAGTTATGCAGCTTGCATGATTTCAAAGCGTATAAAAATACGGATTCCCGATTGAATATCTCAGTTATTTCCCAGCAGGGAGTAGAGGTAGGAAGGGAACAGATAGCCCTCAGCGATAACTTGTATGAAGCTGGCTGGAAACTGGCTGCGGATGCCATGAAGCGATACAAGTCTTCCTGCCGTTTGGCAACTCTGTCAACTGCCGAGTTGCTGGCACGCAATATTTCCGTGATTCCTCAGTTCTTCCGTGCGCCAACCGACAACGACAAGAGTTTCGGCAACTGGATAGCGAAGGATTGGAAGAAGACTCATCTCGACAGCACACTTTCCGCTATCCCGCTGAAGGATGGGGAGTATGTATATCATTATGGTGAGGATGGAGCATCAGATAAGGCTGGTTCTTCGGCATCGGCTAAGTCTGGCGGCAATATCCGTCTCCGCTTGGAGGTATCTCCTCAGCAGGACGGCTTCGTCGACGTGAAGGCTACCTATAGTTTTGAGGGCAATCTGCCTGAACTTCCTCGTCTGGGTCTGATGCTGAAGCTGCCAAGAGTGGCTTACGATCAGGTGAAATGGTATGGCAGGGGACCTTGGGAGAATTATCCTGACCGCAAGCAGTCTTGTCCGATAGGATGGTACGAGAGTAGCGTGGAGGATCAGTTTACCCACTATCCCCGTCCGCAGGACAACGGCAACCATGAGGACTGTTCATACATCGAACTGACCAACAAGAATGGTAAGAATGCCCTGCAGGTTATCGCAGTCGGCGATACGCCTTTGAGTTTCTCAGCCTTGCCATACAGCGTGGCAGACCTCTATGCCGCCCGGCACGATTTCGAACTGAAGCAGTCTGGTAATCCTAACCTGCGCTACACCTATTTCAGTCTCGATTGTGCCGTTCTGGGCTTGGGTAACAGCAGTTGCGGACCTGGTGTATTGAAGAAATATGCCATCGACAAAACTCGCAGTTATACCCTGCATTTCAAGATGAGAATACTATGA
- the tnpB gene encoding IS66 family insertion sequence element accessory protein TnpB (TnpB, as the term is used for proteins encoded by IS66 family insertion elements, is considered an accessory protein, since TnpC, encoded by a neighboring gene, is a DDE family transposase.), whose product MFGLNENTQYYVCQRYVRMNMGINGLYQIVRTEMELPPLGGAVFIFFSKNRQQVKMLKWDGDGFLLYQKRLERGTFELPFFDPQSKQCKMPYKTLSAIMSGICLKSMRYRKRLNL is encoded by the coding sequence ATGTTTGGATTAAACGAAAACACCCAGTATTACGTCTGCCAGCGATATGTCCGAATGAACATGGGCATAAATGGCCTGTACCAGATTGTGAGGACGGAGATGGAGCTGCCGCCACTCGGTGGTGCCGTCTTCATCTTCTTCTCAAAGAATCGCCAGCAGGTAAAAATGCTAAAATGGGATGGCGACGGTTTCTTGCTGTATCAGAAGCGACTGGAGCGAGGAACCTTTGAATTACCATTCTTTGATCCCCAAAGCAAACAATGCAAAATGCCGTACAAGACGCTATCTGCCATCATGAGCGGAATTTGCCTGAAAAGTATGAGATATAGGAAACGGCTTAATCTATAG
- the tnpC gene encoding IS66 family transposase — protein sequence MKKDEIIVLLKEQLQLANEQLQQANATVSSLTTQVNELIERIKSLEELLVQKGIAIDKANRQNKALGKLVSGKKSERQEKNPQDSMTQEEFDKKKEEQAEKRKARKNNGAKRDMHYEMKEVHVTIDPVMDAEFLKTLRLFGTRTCIRYSMEPIKFIKTVYHINTYTDGSIMYPGKTPPALLLNSSYSPSFAAGLLQMRYIYSMPVERIIKYFADNGFTLRKATANKLIARSADVLENFYKAICQVVLQQDYVSADETYHKVLLAKTKPTDKGSKKGYFWAVSAPKLGLVFFVYEDGSRSEQVILNIFSDYKGTIQSDAYAPYRKLESDAYPDIMRIACLQHVKRDFIDCGKEDKDAQEVVDILNRFYREDKKHKVGVNGWTVEDHLAYRQSYAPDILQDLLEKLEEISSRKDLLPKSTLAQAVGYALNEYNAICDIFKRGDTALYNNYIERIQRYISLSRRNSMFFGSHEGAGRAAILYSIAISCRLNGINLFEYICDVIEKTAEWQPNTPWEKYRDLLPDRWKKQQQH from the coding sequence ATGAAAAAGGACGAAATTATAGTACTTTTAAAGGAACAGCTTCAGCTTGCAAACGAACAGCTTCAGCAAGCTAATGCTACGGTGAGTTCGTTGACTACACAGGTCAACGAACTCATTGAACGTATAAAGTCATTAGAAGAATTACTCGTCCAGAAAGGAATCGCCATTGACAAAGCGAATCGTCAGAACAAGGCACTCGGCAAGCTCGTTTCAGGCAAGAAGTCCGAACGTCAGGAAAAGAATCCACAAGACTCGATGACCCAGGAGGAATTTGACAAGAAGAAAGAAGAGCAGGCCGAAAAGAGAAAGGCACGCAAAAACAACGGAGCCAAGCGTGACATGCATTACGAGATGAAAGAGGTGCATGTTACGATAGATCCTGTCATGGATGCAGAGTTTTTGAAGACGTTGCGTCTCTTCGGAACTCGTACCTGTATACGTTACAGCATGGAACCCATCAAATTCATCAAGACCGTGTATCACATCAACACTTATACTGATGGAAGTATCATGTATCCGGGGAAAACTCCGCCGGCTCTGTTGTTGAATTCTTCCTATTCACCTTCCTTTGCAGCAGGACTCCTGCAGATGCGATACATCTATTCCATGCCGGTAGAGCGAATCATCAAATACTTTGCCGACAATGGGTTTACGTTAAGGAAAGCCACGGCAAACAAACTGATTGCCAGAAGTGCCGATGTACTGGAAAACTTCTATAAGGCTATCTGCCAAGTAGTGTTGCAGCAGGATTATGTCTCGGCAGACGAGACATACCATAAAGTGCTGTTAGCCAAGACAAAGCCTACGGACAAGGGTTCGAAGAAAGGCTACTTCTGGGCTGTAAGTGCGCCTAAACTGGGACTTGTCTTCTTCGTATATGAGGATGGATCACGCTCTGAGCAGGTCATACTTAACATATTCTCTGATTATAAAGGTACCATACAGAGTGATGCATATGCTCCTTACCGGAAACTGGAGTCGGATGCTTATCCTGACATTATGAGAATCGCCTGCCTGCAGCATGTCAAGAGAGATTTCATCGACTGCGGCAAGGAAGACAAGGATGCTCAGGAGGTCGTAGATATCCTCAACAGATTTTATCGAGAAGACAAAAAACATAAGGTTGGGGTAAATGGATGGACCGTTGAAGACCATCTAGCCTATCGGCAGTCATATGCACCGGACATTTTGCAGGATTTATTGGAGAAACTGGAGGAAATATCTTCCAGGAAAGATTTGCTGCCCAAGTCTACCTTGGCGCAGGCGGTCGGCTATGCCCTTAATGAATATAATGCCATTTGTGACATCTTCAAAAGAGGTGATACGGCTCTCTATAACAACTATATTGAGAGAATCCAGAGGTACATATCACTATCAAGAAGAAACTCAATGTTCTTTGGCTCGCACGAAGGAGCAGGACGTGCGGCTATCCTATATTCCATCGCCATCTCATGCAGACTGAATGGCATCAATCTGTTTGAATACATATGCGACGTAATAGAAAAGACTGCAGAATGGCAACCAAATACTCCATGGGAAAAATATAGAGACTTACTTCCTGACCGATGGAAAAAGCAGCAACAGCATTAG